From the Meriones unguiculatus strain TT.TT164.6M chromosome 12, Bangor_MerUng_6.1, whole genome shotgun sequence genome, one window contains:
- the Znf518b gene encoding zinc finger protein 518B isoform X2, with protein MQIKKMKDIGEQLYSTQVNGGPSSLTMSPKQPNAARATRLDRQEAQTLLYQGSEAEAATMTIATCVQCKSVHKIPPQDLRKGPGQSQKEDAYVCFKCSLQAVPAQLHFVNNNPSAAHVRNETETISSPVNKFKVRNFKPGKYYCDKCRFSTKDPLQYRKHTLQHEEIKFICSHCSYISYTKGEFQRHLVKHTGIFPYRCEYCDYGAIRNDYIVKHRRRVHERAGAKRPLKTVAKLEPKRTSISKQGVELSKAASPRAAFQNKLSDQLSRFSLHANKDKTHNVMLLPELKKYQKDVVCIPEPSEVSLLGNKNVEVEVLCPSKEPVQPGMPLTVVAPSELVVPTNCLAQLIDVKVVNGTQQLVLKLFPLEENTRLETGRGNGVTAECMTTEKGSGGQEKMLSPEAAGSQAMEGNTGEFVGLDRLHSLVQKQLKNVKWVKSCNFFMPNSGLHSHQESFLGSDTIKDLQKTHNLCPPRALPSVALKGHSPTSVQNCVPCGPGATANPFLSKVALSFAEDGRGSRSDSQQLLPLSLLPAQVSFSGEKGILPIGENDLESRNRISRPETILSSDRKLEDKQVESKAVGNTGPVSSAQKKEYLRINITGEDKLRSQKPGDQPVQNPEKTGNTFEGPIISSVFSLSSGSENVPEGIKWNSSTTKIKSIELLRRKIAQLIESCGKPSSLSANGAQRRSIEQTPKLTSRATPTAVQEMSVSISGPGPGPGLKVGSFQKPQNESSVTGSGHLAQQQICPQFVSGDDEKMESRVIRKTPVAAPVLIPKGAVLRVLNSSEDAHIIEATCDTPVSISCSEAKPLPFCPMKQTGIGFQPLACKRGPADRSPSLEASLRPKSRKEDTLCSTTPKKIIPVYSTQPGSSDCSRPGRPISRNLTVSKNKTKQVSSAKKKNKIQADPSRYFKDPSFFQVARQLRLIAVKPDQLIKCPRRNQPVIVLNHPDVDSPEVTNVMKVINKYKGNVLKVVLSERTRCQLGVRRHHMRLTYQSAEEADHLKRQMMLKMKLKKVHKNNYQVVGSLPDDPAQCVFKCWFCGRLYEDQEEWMSHGQRHLIEATRDWDVLSSKGK; from the coding sequence ATGCAGATAAAGAAGATGAAGGATATTGGAGAACAGCTGTACTCCACACAAGTGAACGGTGGACCCAGTTCCTTGACCATGTCCCCCAAACAGCCTAATGCTGCTAGAGCCACTCGGCTGGATAGACAGGAAGCACAAACCCTATTGTACCAAggctcagaggcagaggctgccACGATGACCATTGCTACTTGTGTACAATGCAAAAGTGTTCACAAGATCCCACCTCAAGACTTAAGGAAGGGCCCTGGGCAGAGCCAGAAGGAAGATGCTTATGTCTGCTTCAAATGTAGCCTTCAAGCAGTGCCTGCTCAGCTCCATTTTGTGAACAATAACCCCAGTGCTGCCCATGTTAGAAATGAGACGGAAACCATCTCGAGTCCTGTAAATAAATTTAAGGTTAGGAACTTCAAGCCAGGCAAATACTACTGTGATAAATGTCGGTTCTCCACGAAGGATCCGCTGCAGTACAGGAAGCACACGCTGCAGCACGAGGAGATCAAGTTCATCTGTTCTCACTGCAGCTATATCTCATACACGAAAGGGGAGTTCCAGAGGCACCTGGTGAAGCACACGGGCATCTTCCCTTACCGATGTGAGTACTGTGACTATGGTGCTATTCGCAATGACTACATTGTCAAGCACAGGAGGAGGGTCCACGAGAGGGCAGGTGCCAAACGGCCACTCAAAACCGTGGCCAAGCTAGAGCCCAAGAGAACCAGCATTTCAAAACAGGGCGTGGAACTGTCAAAGGCTGCTAGTCCCAGGGCTGCCTTCCAAAACAAGTTGTCGGACCAGCTGTCTCGGTTCTCTCTCCATGCCAACAAAGACAAGACGCACAATGTGATGTTGTTACCTGAGCTAAAGAAGTATCAAAAAGATGTAGTGTGTATTCCCGAGCCAAGTGAGGTGAGCCTGTTGGGGAATAAGAATGTTGAGGTGGAAGTGCTGTGCCCCTCAAAGGAGCCTGTGCAACCAGGTATGCCACTAACTGTTGTGGCACCCTCGGAGCTGGTGGTCCCCACCAACTGTCTAGCCCAGCTGATTGACGTGAAGGTCGTCAATGGCACACAGCAGCTTGTACTTAAGCTGTTTCCGTTGGAAGAAAACACCCGCCTTGAGACAGGCAGAGGAAATGGAGTTACTGCTGAGTGTATGACTACTGAGAAGGGCTCGGGCGGACAGGAAAAAATGCTCTCTCCAGAAGCAGCGGGGTCACAAGCAATGGAAGGGAATACTGGAGAGTTTGTGGGCCTTGATCGCCTGCACTCTTTGGTTCAGAAACAGCTTAAAAATGTGAAGTGGGTCAAGTCTTGCAATTTCTTCATGCCCAattctggtctacacagtcatCAAGAATCTTTTCTCGGTTCTGATACAATTAAAGATTTGCAGAAAACTCACAATTTGTGTCCACCTAGAGCCCTTCCTTCTGTTGCCTTAAAAGGTCATTCTCCAACCTCTGTACAAAACTGTGTTCCCTGTGGTCCAGGAGCCACAGCAAACCCTTTCTTGAGTAAAGTAGCTCTTTCTTTTGCTGAAGATGGTAGGGGTTCCCGAAGTGACTCCCAGCAGCTCCTTCCGCTTTCCTTGCTGCCTGCGCAGGTTTCCTTCTCTGGAGAGAAGGGCATACTGCCTATAGGTGAAAATGACTTAGAATCCAGGAATAGGATTAGTCGTCCTGAAACAATACTTTCCTCTGACAGGAAGCTGGAAGACAAGCAGGTAGAAAGCAAGGCAGTGGGAAATACAGGCCCGGTTTCCTCTGCACAGAAAAAAGAGTATTTACGTATAAACATTACTGGGGAAGATAAACTGAGATCCCAAAAGCCTGGGGATCAGCCTGTGCAGAACCCTGAAAAGACAGGTAACACATTTGAAGGTCCGATCATCTCATCAGTATTTTCTCTGAGCTCTGGATCTGAAAATGTGCCAGAGGGCATTAAATGGAATAGTTCAACAACCAAAATAAAGTCCATCGAACTGCTGCGCAGAAAGATAGCACAGTTAATTGAGTCTTGTGGAAAGCCTTCTTCTTTGTCTGCCAACGGTGCTCAACGACGTTCCATAGAGCAGACACCCAAGCTAACTTCAAGAGCAACTCCCACAGCTGTTCAAGAAATGAGTGTGTCCATTtctggccctggccctggtcCTGGCCTTAAAGTGGGTTCTTTCCAAAAACCTCAGAATGAGAGCAGTGTTACTGGCAGCGGGCACCTTGCTCAGCAGCAGATCTGTCCCCAGTTTGTCAGTGGTGatgatgagaaaatggaaagcagGGTGATCAGAAAGACTCCTGTTGCTGCTCCAGTGCTGATCCCCAAAGGGGCTGTGTTGAGGGTTCTTAACTCCTCTGAAGATGCTCACATCATAGAGGCTACCTGTGACACACCCGTCAGCATATCCTGCAGCGAAGCAAAACCACTTCCATTCTGCCCGATGAAACAGACAGGCATAGGCTTCCAGCCCTTGGCATGCAAACGTGGGCCAGCAGACAGGTCTCCAAGTCTGGAGGCATCTCTTAGGCCCAAATCGAGAAAAGAGGACACTCTCTGTAGTACCACCCCTAAGAAGATTATCCCTGTGTACAgcacacagccaggaagcagtgaCTGCAGCAGGCCAGGAAGGCCAATTTCTAGAAACCTAACTGTAAGTAAGAATAAAACCAAGCAAGTAAGCTCagccaagaagaaaaacaagattcAGGCTGATCCCAGCCGCTATTTCAAAGACCCTTCCTTTTTTCAGGTTGCAAGGCAGCTGCGACTAATAGCTGTCAAACCAGATCAATTGATTAAATGTCCCCGTCGGAACCAGCCGGTCATTGTGTTAAACCATCCTGATGTGGACTCTCCCGAAGTGACCAATGTGATGAAGGTAATCAACAAGTACAAAGGCAATGTTCTCAAGGTTGTCCTGTCTGAAAGGACTAGGTGTCAGCTGGGTGTTCGGCGGCACCATATGCGGCTGACCTACCAGAGTGCGGAGGAAGCAGACCACCTGAAGAGACAGATGATGCtgaaaatgaaactgaaaaaggtTCATAAAAACAACTACCAGGTGGTGGGCTCATTGCCAGATGACCCTGCTCAGTGTGTGTTTAAGTGCTGGTTCTGTGGGCGCCTCTATGAAGACCAGGAAGAATGGATGAGTCACGGCCAGCGGCATTTGATCGAGGCCACCAGAGACTGGGATGTTCTTTCTTCAAAGGGCAAATGA
- the Znf518b gene encoding zinc finger protein 518B isoform X1, with translation MPVRALRSGAVRCRGVRIKKMKDIGEQLYSTQVNGGPSSLTMSPKQPNAARATRLDRQEAQTLLYQGSEAEAATMTIATCVQCKSVHKIPPQDLRKGPGQSQKEDAYVCFKCSLQAVPAQLHFVNNNPSAAHVRNETETISSPVNKFKVRNFKPGKYYCDKCRFSTKDPLQYRKHTLQHEEIKFICSHCSYISYTKGEFQRHLVKHTGIFPYRCEYCDYGAIRNDYIVKHRRRVHERAGAKRPLKTVAKLEPKRTSISKQGVELSKAASPRAAFQNKLSDQLSRFSLHANKDKTHNVMLLPELKKYQKDVVCIPEPSEVSLLGNKNVEVEVLCPSKEPVQPGMPLTVVAPSELVVPTNCLAQLIDVKVVNGTQQLVLKLFPLEENTRLETGRGNGVTAECMTTEKGSGGQEKMLSPEAAGSQAMEGNTGEFVGLDRLHSLVQKQLKNVKWVKSCNFFMPNSGLHSHQESFLGSDTIKDLQKTHNLCPPRALPSVALKGHSPTSVQNCVPCGPGATANPFLSKVALSFAEDGRGSRSDSQQLLPLSLLPAQVSFSGEKGILPIGENDLESRNRISRPETILSSDRKLEDKQVESKAVGNTGPVSSAQKKEYLRINITGEDKLRSQKPGDQPVQNPEKTGNTFEGPIISSVFSLSSGSENVPEGIKWNSSTTKIKSIELLRRKIAQLIESCGKPSSLSANGAQRRSIEQTPKLTSRATPTAVQEMSVSISGPGPGPGLKVGSFQKPQNESSVTGSGHLAQQQICPQFVSGDDEKMESRVIRKTPVAAPVLIPKGAVLRVLNSSEDAHIIEATCDTPVSISCSEAKPLPFCPMKQTGIGFQPLACKRGPADRSPSLEASLRPKSRKEDTLCSTTPKKIIPVYSTQPGSSDCSRPGRPISRNLTVSKNKTKQVSSAKKKNKIQADPSRYFKDPSFFQVARQLRLIAVKPDQLIKCPRRNQPVIVLNHPDVDSPEVTNVMKVINKYKGNVLKVVLSERTRCQLGVRRHHMRLTYQSAEEADHLKRQMMLKMKLKKVHKNNYQVVGSLPDDPAQCVFKCWFCGRLYEDQEEWMSHGQRHLIEATRDWDVLSSKGK, from the coding sequence ATAAAGAAGATGAAGGATATTGGAGAACAGCTGTACTCCACACAAGTGAACGGTGGACCCAGTTCCTTGACCATGTCCCCCAAACAGCCTAATGCTGCTAGAGCCACTCGGCTGGATAGACAGGAAGCACAAACCCTATTGTACCAAggctcagaggcagaggctgccACGATGACCATTGCTACTTGTGTACAATGCAAAAGTGTTCACAAGATCCCACCTCAAGACTTAAGGAAGGGCCCTGGGCAGAGCCAGAAGGAAGATGCTTATGTCTGCTTCAAATGTAGCCTTCAAGCAGTGCCTGCTCAGCTCCATTTTGTGAACAATAACCCCAGTGCTGCCCATGTTAGAAATGAGACGGAAACCATCTCGAGTCCTGTAAATAAATTTAAGGTTAGGAACTTCAAGCCAGGCAAATACTACTGTGATAAATGTCGGTTCTCCACGAAGGATCCGCTGCAGTACAGGAAGCACACGCTGCAGCACGAGGAGATCAAGTTCATCTGTTCTCACTGCAGCTATATCTCATACACGAAAGGGGAGTTCCAGAGGCACCTGGTGAAGCACACGGGCATCTTCCCTTACCGATGTGAGTACTGTGACTATGGTGCTATTCGCAATGACTACATTGTCAAGCACAGGAGGAGGGTCCACGAGAGGGCAGGTGCCAAACGGCCACTCAAAACCGTGGCCAAGCTAGAGCCCAAGAGAACCAGCATTTCAAAACAGGGCGTGGAACTGTCAAAGGCTGCTAGTCCCAGGGCTGCCTTCCAAAACAAGTTGTCGGACCAGCTGTCTCGGTTCTCTCTCCATGCCAACAAAGACAAGACGCACAATGTGATGTTGTTACCTGAGCTAAAGAAGTATCAAAAAGATGTAGTGTGTATTCCCGAGCCAAGTGAGGTGAGCCTGTTGGGGAATAAGAATGTTGAGGTGGAAGTGCTGTGCCCCTCAAAGGAGCCTGTGCAACCAGGTATGCCACTAACTGTTGTGGCACCCTCGGAGCTGGTGGTCCCCACCAACTGTCTAGCCCAGCTGATTGACGTGAAGGTCGTCAATGGCACACAGCAGCTTGTACTTAAGCTGTTTCCGTTGGAAGAAAACACCCGCCTTGAGACAGGCAGAGGAAATGGAGTTACTGCTGAGTGTATGACTACTGAGAAGGGCTCGGGCGGACAGGAAAAAATGCTCTCTCCAGAAGCAGCGGGGTCACAAGCAATGGAAGGGAATACTGGAGAGTTTGTGGGCCTTGATCGCCTGCACTCTTTGGTTCAGAAACAGCTTAAAAATGTGAAGTGGGTCAAGTCTTGCAATTTCTTCATGCCCAattctggtctacacagtcatCAAGAATCTTTTCTCGGTTCTGATACAATTAAAGATTTGCAGAAAACTCACAATTTGTGTCCACCTAGAGCCCTTCCTTCTGTTGCCTTAAAAGGTCATTCTCCAACCTCTGTACAAAACTGTGTTCCCTGTGGTCCAGGAGCCACAGCAAACCCTTTCTTGAGTAAAGTAGCTCTTTCTTTTGCTGAAGATGGTAGGGGTTCCCGAAGTGACTCCCAGCAGCTCCTTCCGCTTTCCTTGCTGCCTGCGCAGGTTTCCTTCTCTGGAGAGAAGGGCATACTGCCTATAGGTGAAAATGACTTAGAATCCAGGAATAGGATTAGTCGTCCTGAAACAATACTTTCCTCTGACAGGAAGCTGGAAGACAAGCAGGTAGAAAGCAAGGCAGTGGGAAATACAGGCCCGGTTTCCTCTGCACAGAAAAAAGAGTATTTACGTATAAACATTACTGGGGAAGATAAACTGAGATCCCAAAAGCCTGGGGATCAGCCTGTGCAGAACCCTGAAAAGACAGGTAACACATTTGAAGGTCCGATCATCTCATCAGTATTTTCTCTGAGCTCTGGATCTGAAAATGTGCCAGAGGGCATTAAATGGAATAGTTCAACAACCAAAATAAAGTCCATCGAACTGCTGCGCAGAAAGATAGCACAGTTAATTGAGTCTTGTGGAAAGCCTTCTTCTTTGTCTGCCAACGGTGCTCAACGACGTTCCATAGAGCAGACACCCAAGCTAACTTCAAGAGCAACTCCCACAGCTGTTCAAGAAATGAGTGTGTCCATTtctggccctggccctggtcCTGGCCTTAAAGTGGGTTCTTTCCAAAAACCTCAGAATGAGAGCAGTGTTACTGGCAGCGGGCACCTTGCTCAGCAGCAGATCTGTCCCCAGTTTGTCAGTGGTGatgatgagaaaatggaaagcagGGTGATCAGAAAGACTCCTGTTGCTGCTCCAGTGCTGATCCCCAAAGGGGCTGTGTTGAGGGTTCTTAACTCCTCTGAAGATGCTCACATCATAGAGGCTACCTGTGACACACCCGTCAGCATATCCTGCAGCGAAGCAAAACCACTTCCATTCTGCCCGATGAAACAGACAGGCATAGGCTTCCAGCCCTTGGCATGCAAACGTGGGCCAGCAGACAGGTCTCCAAGTCTGGAGGCATCTCTTAGGCCCAAATCGAGAAAAGAGGACACTCTCTGTAGTACCACCCCTAAGAAGATTATCCCTGTGTACAgcacacagccaggaagcagtgaCTGCAGCAGGCCAGGAAGGCCAATTTCTAGAAACCTAACTGTAAGTAAGAATAAAACCAAGCAAGTAAGCTCagccaagaagaaaaacaagattcAGGCTGATCCCAGCCGCTATTTCAAAGACCCTTCCTTTTTTCAGGTTGCAAGGCAGCTGCGACTAATAGCTGTCAAACCAGATCAATTGATTAAATGTCCCCGTCGGAACCAGCCGGTCATTGTGTTAAACCATCCTGATGTGGACTCTCCCGAAGTGACCAATGTGATGAAGGTAATCAACAAGTACAAAGGCAATGTTCTCAAGGTTGTCCTGTCTGAAAGGACTAGGTGTCAGCTGGGTGTTCGGCGGCACCATATGCGGCTGACCTACCAGAGTGCGGAGGAAGCAGACCACCTGAAGAGACAGATGATGCtgaaaatgaaactgaaaaaggtTCATAAAAACAACTACCAGGTGGTGGGCTCATTGCCAGATGACCCTGCTCAGTGTGTGTTTAAGTGCTGGTTCTGTGGGCGCCTCTATGAAGACCAGGAAGAATGGATGAGTCACGGCCAGCGGCATTTGATCGAGGCCACCAGAGACTGGGATGTTCTTTCTTCAAAGGGCAAATGA